A stretch of Henckelia pumila isolate YLH828 chromosome 4, ASM3356847v2, whole genome shotgun sequence DNA encodes these proteins:
- the LOC140862787 gene encoding uncharacterized protein, producing MSRLSIRPRPLDIHKKIPVVKSVKDFEDDEAPTSTRNYQILRLSAEADNEVQPGPGKKVASEIPTPEFVVVDTYERDYSRTFYQPTSYLRARGARAEIGEFVEYDLDNEDEDWLQDFNKERKTLAAEKLEIVIFKLEVLDHKARERAGIITPTLGSPIPVLLTFDAAVEALQSLSIKYGPFQSIYNYWKEKRQRWQKPVLRRLQPPPPVNDTNPFNVFRPREKAHKLHTRRMQRRENNVQSFEKLRQVRRNLDQAKIILEALIKREEKKRELVESEVTLQRIQMKYKNETELLEDCFALPGIPPFPSKVASSEDEFFDSDDVANSRPHSRPAVFHNHPFSESKMVTVPIGSTRRDVRRHVPQSWLRNLDPNKPVLLFTKPLHPDKLAAAGIVPPSDPSTPNGTSARSYNFHGRIGRGGRIVFDRWNPLMHTPIEYGDTLYAPPKPRHSTHS from the exons ATGAGTAGACTGTCAATTAGGCCTCGACCCCTTGATATCCACAAGAAGATCCCTGTTGTTAAATCGGTTAAGGACTTCGAGGATGATGAAGCCCCAACGTCTACGCGTAACTATCAGATACTTCGACTTTCTGCGGAGGCTGATAATGAG GTGCAGCCAGGACCAGGGAAGAAAGTCGCTTCAGAAATACCAACTCCTGAATTTGTGGTTGTGGATACCTATGAACGGGACTATTCTCGTACTTTCTATCAGCCCACATCCTATCTGCGTGCAAGGGGGG CTCGAGCAGAAATTGGAGAATTTGTTGAGTATGATCTCGACAACGAGGATGAAGATTGGCTTCAAGATTTCAACAAAGAAAGAAAAACTCTTGCAGCTGAGAA ATTGGAGatagttatttttaagttagaggtTTTAGATCATAAGGCACGTGAAAGAGCAGGAATTATTACTCCAACGCTTGGCTCGCCCATTCCAGTGCTTTTAACTTTTGATGCTGCCGTTGAG GCATTGCAATCTCTCTCTATCAAATATGGACCCTTCCAATCTATTTATAATTACTGGAAGGAAAAG CGTCAACGATGGCAAAAACCTGTCCTTCGCCGTCTGCAG CCGCCTCCACCAGTCAATGATACCAACCCGTTCAATGTATTCAGGCCAAGGGAGAAAGCTCACAAGCTTCACACCAGGAGA ATGCAAAGAAGGGAAAACAATGTGCAATCGTTTGAAAAGCTTCGCCAG GTCAGGCGGAACCTCGATCAGGCAAAGATCATTCTTGAGGCTCTGATCAAG agagaagagaagaaacgAGAACTCGTGGAGAGTGAAGTCACCCTTCAAAGAATTCAAATGAAGTACAAG AACGAAACTGAGCTTCTTGAAGATTGTTTTGCCTTGCCTGGCATCCCACCATTTCCAAGCAAGGTAGCATCGAGCGAAGACGAATTCTTTGATTCTGATGATGTAGCAAACAGCCGTCCACATAGTCGACCTGCTGTGTTTCATAATCATCCTTTCTCAGAATCGAAGATGGTCACGGTTCCCATAGGAAGCACAAGGCGAGACGTGAGAAGGCATGTTCCTCAGAGTTGGCTTCGTAATCTG GACCCGAATAAGCCAGTTTTGCTGTTCACAAAGCCTTTGCATCCGGATAAATTAGCTGCTGCCGGAATCGTACCCCCATCAGATCCTTCGACCCCAAATGGCACATCAGCGCGTTCATATAATTTCCACGGAAGAATTGGCCGAGGAGGCAGAATAGTGTTCGATAGATGGAACCCTTTAATGCATACACCAATTGAATACGGTGACACTTTATATGCACCACCAAAACCTCGCCATTCAACACATAGTTGA